A segment of the Elaeis guineensis isolate ETL-2024a chromosome 6, EG11, whole genome shotgun sequence genome:
AGCGGCGACtccgacagcctccgacgatttgacaactctcccagTTGTCTACGTCATTAGTGGTGGCACTACGCCGTGCTCTACTATAAagcggggaaggcaacagtgctgcgtggaggttctttcgaagcccctggactcattctctctctttctagttctctctctctcgctgaatccccctgattcttttctactgttgcctagtctcctctctgacttgaccgtcggagggtccctgccggaagcatctccggtcagtgtggacttctcttgcaggtgctcgttctcgACGATCAGGTGATGAAGGGATTGACCGCAatagtatgtatgtgtgtgtatatatatatatatatatatatagagagagagagagagagagatagagacagagagagagagagagaggccagaGCCGCGAGGCACCTCTAGTCGGCTGCAATTACTGGCCAGGGCTGCCAGGCTACCCTAGttgacttatatatatatatatatatatatatatatatatatatatagaaggcCAGGGCCGCCAGACACCCCTAGTTGGCTGCAATTACCGGCCAGGGCCGCCAGGCACCCCTAGttggcttatatatatatatatatatatatatataggagaaGGCCAGGACCGCCAGGAACCTCTAGTTGGCTGCAACAACGCTTCTAGGATCATGCTGTCCTCTCCGCACGACATGGACCATCCAAATGAAGACCATGATAAGCGCGCTGTGGAAGAAATGTTCGTGAATGCAATGCACGGAAAGTGGCGAGAGGTGGCTAGTACCTACGCCAACTGTAAAGCGGCCCTGGTCGCCACGATCATATATACCGGGGACACCGTGCTGCACTTGGCTGTGTCGAGCGGAGTGGAATTCAACGTGACGCTGCTCCTGGGCAAAATCCCCGAAGAGCGCTGCGAAGAAATCCTGGGGATGGGGAACGAGAGGGCCGACACGCCGTTGCACCTAGCTGCCGCTCTTGGGATGAAGAAGACGTGCTTGGACATGGTCAAGCAGTGCCCCAAGCTGGTAACTCAGGCTCGCAATGAGCAGGGTGAGACACCCCTCTTTAAGGCCGCGCGCCACGGCCAGAAGGAAGCCTTCGGTGCCATGCGACATGCCGCCCCCGATGCATGTAGTACCCGCGACCTGCACTTCTGCCGAAAATTTGGCGGCGACACCATCCTCCATGTTGCGCTGCTTGGCGAGCATTATGGTATGTGAAAATTAGGTGCGATGCCACAGGCTTACAATGATATCGACATAAATGTCGGAAACTGGTCAATTCACACACATCACAGCAAGTTTAATGTCAAAGCCTATCTGGTTATTTCTATAGAATTGAGttgaaaattttatagaattCATAGGTGGAACAACCTATTTAAGCACGGTCCTGTGTCACCCAAACTCCACCCAATCAAAACtctataagaagaaaaaaaaaatctttgtagatctttttttcttcctGTAGCCTAAAGTCTTGGATCGGGGATGAGTTTGGATGGGTTCAGTTTGTATCTTTTACATGAAAGAATGATCTTCTTTCATGGTATCATCCATTGGATCGTACTCCATTCAGCTCTCAAAATACTTTAGACTCTCTCATTCATTAGCCTTCACAAAGCTTGAAGCGATGTTTGCACGATCCATCGATGGATTCACATGAGGGAAGGTAAATCATTCTTTCACACAAAAGATACAATCCTCATCCGGTTTCGGACAAGCTCTTAGAGAGTGCATTCCACATGGGCCAACAAGTCCCAAGTTTTATAAGATTTTTAGTCTAATCCCATAAAAACATCCAAACATGTCCTAATTGGGACTGGAATAATTCTAACCATATGAATATATAGTTAAGGATCCAAATAAAGTATAAAATAATTATCCAAAAAAACTAAACAATGGTAAATATACAaacaaaatttctctctccctATTTTCTTAAGATCAAGGAGCTTGGAACCTTGAAAATATAAGGAGAAGAACAAAAAAACTGTAAAAACATGAGGAAACTGAAAAAAAACAGAAGAAAGAAAGTAGATGGAAAAGCCTATGTCTGGACAAATGCCAGGGCATCAGCTAGCTAGGACCAAGCACAATAAGCCAGTGAgaaaatttaatttctcccctaaAAATGTGTGTGACCCTTGAACTGGGATAGGTCAGGAGGATATTTCCGAATGTATAGCGGgaaaatttcaaatgataacgATACACAGTCCGTATAGATGATCTTTATCCAAAAACAATACTTCCTTGGGTATTCCTGAAAATTGACCAAGTGGATTAtttaaggctgcaaatggattgGATTGACCTGTGATCGAATCCGATCTAGCCCACGTAAACCTGACCCGAACCATCTTAAAGGACCTATGGATTCGGGGAGGGTTCTAAACTTGGACCGATTCTATTTTTCGGATAGAGTCTGGATTTATTGAATTTTGACCTGATCCGACCTGATTCATAGAGACTTTTGGATTGATATGGGTCTTGAGATAAATAATTCGATTCAACTCGACTTGACTCAAATCTGGATTTGGACTTTTGGGTTCATTTGGGTCTTCGAACACTGCCCTCTCACAAACTTTTCTTGATTCCTCCATATTTTTTGGTGAAATAATTCCTACATTTATTGTGAATGAAACAAAACTTGAGTGCCATCTTGGACTATTAGACCTATAACAATATATTCTTGATTTCCTACTCTTTGATAAGTTTATATAATGGACtacaaataattatattttactatattttctcttaaaaagcAAATTTCTGCATCCATGATGTTTATTGCTATTTCATTAAAGTCATAGTATTGGAAAGTAGGAATTTTTAATATCTGGATACCAAAATAACAAGATAAAGAGAATTTGACATATTGCATcttatcttgtagattttttcttttaatttgttTAATGAATTTCTTTGATCCTAATTCAAATATTTTTGTCTTATAGTTTCAAACCAATGTTCCTtttgttttatttattataactCATTTTTCATCAAGAACTTATAAGTTGAACTATTTTTGTCAGCATTTGTCAATTTTTGTTGACATCCTTGAATATATTCATATATGTAAACAAAATTGGGCTTGGCCTCTCATAGTTCTAGGTATATCTTAAACATCCATGGTCAATTTCCTGGTCACAGGATCTAATGAACTTTTCTTAAGTTAGATTTTTTAAGATAGTATGTCACAAGCTATAAGAAGGCAACCTTCATTATTGTGCTGCTTAAAAGTTTAAGATATATAGCCACATGAAAAGAAGTTTGGATGAATAAATGAACCCCATGCCATTACTTATACAATTTTTGTTATTATTCTTTCTTATAATTTCTCATGTTTGATTGCAACATGTGCACATATTCTTTTTCTCAAAATTGGCGTCATTTGCAATTGAATATAGTAAGCTTTTCAACCACTTAATTTCTACAAATGAAAGAAAGAATTGATTCATTAACAAAAGAAGTTGGTTAAGTCCGATAGTAGTGCAAATAAAGTTACTTATAGATTTTCTATTTATTGATTCTGTTATTTATAATTTGGATCCGAACTAATTCGAACCCAAATCCGAACTGAATTCGTATTTCATAGATTGGGGCTGGATTATACATGGATCCAACCTGACCCGAAAGACCTATTTGATCAAGATATTTGATTATAGAACTGATCTGATCTAACCCGATCTTCTATTGAGCTAGGTTTGGATCCAATATTTAGATCCGATCAACAAACTGGATCGGATCAGGGTCACTCATGATTCGATTCAATCCGACccattagaattattgatcaACCTAAATGGATGATTGAACTCCTGAATTGGACAACTAAGTTGCTATGTTGGATATGGCTAATCAGAAGCCACCAACTTAACAGTGATCTGATCATAAATATGATCCATCTAATCCAAATAGGATGTTGCTTAAGTCCGATCACCAACTTTTCAAATACCAAGCAAGTTGCGACATATCTCCATATCCAATTGTATTTGCCTTGGTTTTGTTCATGGACATGCATttctatgattatatatatagggACATCTGACAGTGGGTGTCTGATAAACATATCCCGCCCTATTTGCATGTGATTTGCATTTTCTCATGCGCATCTTTTGCAAAAATATTTTAGGAACCGAAGAAGATGCACGTATTAGGCATTGAAGCTTGAAAGGGCATGTGTACATATCGacaaacatatacatatacataaaaatatatgtatacatacataaataggatatatatatatatgtacacacacgatacctatatatatatatatatatataatctcgatactgattgatctttccattattaatttaaataaaatattactgtTTTGAATCCAATCTTCATAACAATAAAAAAGAAAATCCTACGAACAGTAAAAGACtgctatttcataatttttatcaatgaCCTTCTATTTCTTTTCAAGACAGAGAAGGAATGAATGCGATTATTGTAACATGCATTACTTTATTCTGATGCATCCTGTCATGACCTGGTGTCTAACTATCATTGCTTATTTGATGTTGGCAGCTAATAATTTTAAGAGCTAGACTAGAATCAGAtcaattggatttggactcagatcTGATTAGATCAAAACTCTTTAATAGGATGTAGGAGTCGTTGAATATGATCTACTCCCTCAAAACTCTTACAGACAAAAAATCTTATGATTTGGAGACTCCCAACTTATgaatcaagtagtcaaaaattgaatagtctaaataaaattaaattaaatatattttttaatcacttGATATATAGACTAGGagtcttcaaatcatataatttttgatgtGTAAGAAGTTTTGAGATACTAGGTCACATCCAATGATTTGGATCATCAATGTAAGATCTTCATTGTTCAGTTTTGATCTGACTCGATCCGTGTCCAAATTTAATCAATCTTATCCAAATCTGTCCTCAATTTTAATAGTGCCCATTGTAACagtcaaatattttgatattatttactGAACGATTTGAGGTGTCGTGCACAGATTTGGCCCTGGAGATTGTTCGATGCTATCCCTCTCTAACTAACTGGTGCAATGAGAAGGGAGAGTTGCCTATCCATATCTTAGCCAACATGCCTTCTGCTTTCGAGAGTGGAGTGCTAGCTTACTTCAAATATCCACTTGATCCTCTTATTTACCATTGTGagtctctctctctatctttctttttttatatctATCTATCTGGCTTGTGAGCTAGTCAGATTTGGCTGCACTCGAGCAAATCTCTATATAGATCTAATTGGATCTAGATTGGACAGTGGAGGTTCCATGTCAATGATCTGAGTTgttgaatataatttatttatatatacacaaaaaattatatgatctaaAGACCTCTGGTCTATAGATTAGTGGTCAAAAAAATAGATGGCCTAAATAACATCAAATTATACATGTTTCTTGATTACTTGATGTATAGATTCGGAGTctccaaattatatgattttttgtgtgtaAATATTTTAGAGATAGTAGGTAGTATCCAATGGCTCAAATCATTGATATGGGACGCTCCTTGTTCAATCCAAGCTTGATCAGATTTGAGTGGAGATATAAAGCTAATATTAGATAACAATCATCATGAAAGAGGGTTAATAGGGTAACTAACTAAAACAGGTAAGTGGGAGCATTCTCTAGTTGTGGGTTTGAGTATGTGAAGTATAAAAGGAAGGATTGTATAGAAGGTCTTTTGCCAGAAAATGAATGCATGTTTTCCTTTCATATTTGTTTCTCTGTTtctattgcggccaatcctccCGTCGCCCGATCACCGGTGACGCACACCTGCAAAAAAAatcctcacagaccggagatgcctccgacggggaccgtccgacggtcaaatcagagaggagactaggcaacagtgaaaaatcaggggctcaacaggagagagagaaagagagtccaAGAGCTTAGAGGCGCTTCTCGAAACTTAGAACTTAGGTCTTTTttcaagactgttgccttactccgttttatagtagaacacgatatggtcccgccattaatgatgcagacaactagggagttatcaaatcgtcgggggctgtcaaatcgtcgtgggctgtcaaatcaccgtgggctaTCAAGTCGCTggaattaatccatgtccttggcagaACAGTACCCCAGGACGGCTGTGCCGCATGTTCTTGACAGGATAACTGCCCAAAGCGGTCGTACGGTGTTTGGATGGtctgaccgactatatgtcggtattcggctgtcgggacatcgggtgatgatccggagacaccgtcggctggtccgGTGACTTGCGGAAGTCGGACATCGGCTGCCACCCCTGACAGTGGGTCGGTGATTCGGACTCGGCTGTTTGGTCGGTCGGGAAACAGTATGAGTCTGTTCGGCCGACATGCCTTCGGTCGGATATCGTCGAGGGCCATTGCCGGCAGTCATCATCGGAGTCGTCGTCGAAATTGTCCGTCGGTTTGGTCGACAGAGTTGGACGATGATTAGATCGGTTTGAAGATAAGTCGGCATACAGAGATCgaccggtatatcccaacaatttTTATTTTACCAGCAGCTTTTAGGTGTAGTTTAAGCAGCATTCCTATAGGTAGAAGTCCTTGCCTTGAGTTTCAAGGCACTTGCACCATGCATCGACTCCTCTCGATCTCGGCGAATAGCTGGTGGCACACCATGTAATTCTTCACCTAGCCGACGGCATTGTTCATTCTCCTCCATCAATGGTTCCGCCCCTGACCTCCGGCCAGTCCCGCCGACATCCACAAAATTCATCAGCTGGAGTGGGCAATCATTGCCATCCGAGCTCGATTCCATTTGGAAAAGCGGCACCCATCGTCCGTGTGCCCCAGCCAGCCGCAAAGATAGCAAACCATCAGAATGTTCTCATAAACGAAGGGTTGCGAAAACACCCCTCTCTGCCCCCTGATCAGAACCCAAGGCTTCAGCGACACCGCCGCATCGAGGGTGACCTGTACCTAGGCATAGCCGGTCTTCCGCAGTTGGCCGATGAAGTCGTCGGTTGCGAGTGGCTCCCTGGCCTCCGATGCAATCCCCAGGATCCGTGACTCCCTCCAATACTCGATC
Coding sequences within it:
- the LOC140858845 gene encoding uncharacterized protein, whose protein sequence is MDHPNEDHDKRAVEEMFVNAMHGKWREVASTYANCKAALVATIIYTGDTVLHLAVSSGVEFNVTLLLGKIPEERCEEILGMGNERADTPLHLAAALGMKKTCLDMVKQCPKLVTQARNEQGETPLFKAARHGQKEAFGAMRHAAPDACSTRDLHFCRKFGGDTILHVALLGEHYGM